In Streptomyces canus, one DNA window encodes the following:
- a CDS encoding extracellular solute-binding protein, with protein MGTSRNVERRTILKAAGATAATLGLAATTGCGGGSGSSGDGTVTLRYAWWGGEPRTIAIKKTIALFEKKYPKIKIKPEFTDYQAFWEKFQTQASGGNPPDVFQNAVGFLRKYDKRGVLLDLKSQADAGNLSLDNFRNGILVNGQVDGKQLGIPVGANTMALVIDLKAFKKAGVEAKMGWTWDEYFAALQTIQDKLKISGDTGYHGIMYLYDLYLRQNGKAFFTDSDLGFTEDDLTQWWTDAYKRVKSGLVADPKKIEQVQPKSGLSAGLAASEFTWDNFSIRYEGEGESDYGLAPIPTTDGKHTGQYLGSLMLSAFAGTKHPKEAAQFISFMVHDPEVGKIMGYDRGILATTEQYDAFTPTDANNKGVKAYEEEVAKAGVLGKITPHPSGADVIEAAFLRIGGEVSQGKTKPADAAKALFSESKAAFAG; from the coding sequence GTGGGAACCAGCAGGAATGTTGAGAGGCGAACGATCCTGAAGGCGGCCGGGGCTACGGCGGCGACGCTGGGGCTGGCCGCGACGACCGGGTGCGGAGGTGGCAGCGGCAGTTCCGGAGACGGAACGGTGACACTGCGTTACGCCTGGTGGGGTGGCGAGCCGCGCACCATCGCCATCAAGAAGACCATCGCGCTCTTCGAGAAGAAGTACCCGAAGATCAAGATCAAGCCTGAATTCACCGACTATCAGGCGTTCTGGGAGAAGTTCCAGACCCAGGCCTCCGGCGGGAATCCGCCGGACGTATTCCAGAATGCGGTCGGTTTCCTGCGCAAGTACGACAAGCGCGGAGTTCTGCTGGATCTCAAGTCGCAGGCGGACGCCGGGAATCTGAGCCTGGACAACTTCCGCAACGGCATTCTGGTGAACGGTCAGGTCGACGGCAAGCAGCTCGGTATCCCCGTCGGCGCCAACACCATGGCGCTCGTCATCGACCTCAAGGCCTTCAAGAAGGCGGGCGTCGAGGCGAAGATGGGCTGGACCTGGGACGAGTACTTCGCCGCGCTCCAGACGATCCAGGACAAGCTGAAGATCTCCGGTGACACCGGTTACCACGGCATCATGTACCTGTACGACCTGTATCTGCGGCAGAACGGCAAGGCGTTCTTCACCGACTCCGACCTCGGTTTCACCGAGGACGATCTGACGCAGTGGTGGACGGACGCCTACAAGCGCGTGAAGTCCGGGCTGGTCGCCGACCCGAAGAAGATCGAGCAGGTCCAACCCAAGTCGGGTCTGTCGGCCGGGCTCGCCGCTTCCGAGTTCACCTGGGACAACTTCTCCATCCGCTACGAGGGTGAGGGCGAGTCGGACTACGGGCTCGCGCCGATCCCCACCACGGACGGCAAGCACACCGGCCAGTACCTCGGTTCGCTGATGCTCAGCGCCTTCGCCGGGACCAAGCACCCCAAGGAAGCCGCCCAGTTCATCTCCTTCATGGTCCACGACCCCGAGGTCGGCAAGATCATGGGCTACGACCGCGGCATCCTCGCCACGACCGAGCAGTACGACGCGTTCACGCCCACCGACGCCAACAACAAGGGCGTCAAGGCGTACGAGGAAGAGGTCGCCAAGGCCGGCGTGCTCGGGAAGATCACCCCGCACCCGTCGGGCGCCGATGTCATCGAGGCGGCGTTCCTGCGGATCGGCGGCGAGGTCTCCCAGGGCAAGACCAAGCCGGCCGACGCCGCCAAGGCGCTGTTCAGCGAGTCCAAGGCCGCGTTCGCGGGCTGA
- a CDS encoding DsbA family protein has translation MSDPSPVRPAVPVLDVWCDLQCPDCRGALDDVRALRARYGDRLELRLRHFPLEKNKHSFAAAQAAEEALEQGRGWEFVEAVLGRVEELDRAGEPFLVEVARELGLDAEEFDTALIDGRHILIVDADQAEGKAIGVSGTPTYVIDGERLDGGKSQDGLRERIERIADRLLAGPE, from the coding sequence ATGAGCGACCCCTCCCCCGTCCGTCCGGCCGTGCCCGTTCTCGATGTCTGGTGCGACCTGCAGTGCCCGGACTGCCGTGGCGCGCTGGACGACGTCCGGGCCCTGCGTGCCCGTTACGGCGACCGTCTGGAGCTGCGGCTGCGGCACTTCCCGCTGGAGAAGAACAAGCACTCCTTCGCCGCCGCGCAGGCCGCCGAGGAGGCTCTGGAGCAGGGCAGGGGCTGGGAGTTCGTCGAGGCCGTGCTGGGGCGGGTGGAGGAGCTGGACCGTGCGGGCGAACCCTTCCTGGTCGAGGTCGCCCGTGAACTGGGGCTCGACGCCGAGGAGTTCGACACCGCGCTGATCGACGGCCGGCACATCCTGATCGTGGACGCCGACCAGGCCGAGGGCAAGGCGATCGGCGTGAGCGGGACCCCGACGTACGTCATCGACGGCGAGCGTCTCGACGGCGGCAAGAGCCAGGACGGGCTGCGCGAGCGGATCGAACGGATCGCGGACCGGCTGCTCGCCGGGCCTGAGTGA
- a CDS encoding carbohydrate ABC transporter permease, whose protein sequence is MTLVKEAPVRPAKKRSAAPAAGRRGRRRENLAGYLFMSPWIAGFLVLTAGPMIASLYYAFTRYNLFTPPEWVGFDNFTTMFQDPRWQKSVEVTLKYVVVATPLKLLLALGVALLLAQKRRGQGLYRAAFYMPSLIGASVSVGFVWRALFSDDAIVDRTQKVFGLDVGGWIGNPDYVLYSLVALSIWQFGAPMVIFLAGLKQVPQELYEAAEMDGAGPLRRFWNITLPMISPVLFFNVLLESIHAFQVFGSAYVVSNTQCGPADATLVYTCYLYQKGFKEAQMGFASAMAWSLVVAVALVTAVLFWSQKKWVHYEEAAK, encoded by the coding sequence ATGACGCTCGTCAAGGAAGCGCCCGTGCGCCCGGCGAAGAAGCGGTCCGCCGCTCCTGCCGCCGGGCGGCGCGGGCGGCGCCGCGAGAACCTCGCCGGCTATCTCTTCATGTCGCCGTGGATCGCGGGGTTCCTGGTCCTCACGGCGGGGCCGATGATCGCGTCGCTGTACTACGCGTTCACCCGGTACAACCTGTTCACCCCGCCCGAGTGGGTGGGCTTCGACAACTTCACGACGATGTTCCAGGACCCGCGCTGGCAGAAGTCGGTCGAGGTCACGCTCAAGTACGTCGTCGTGGCCACACCGCTGAAGCTGCTGCTCGCGCTCGGCGTCGCGCTGCTGCTCGCGCAGAAGCGGCGCGGGCAGGGGCTGTACCGGGCCGCGTTCTACATGCCCTCGCTCATCGGCGCCAGCGTCTCCGTCGGCTTCGTGTGGCGGGCGCTGTTCTCGGACGACGCGATCGTGGATCGCACGCAGAAGGTCTTCGGACTGGACGTGGGTGGCTGGATCGGTAACCCGGACTACGTCCTGTACTCCCTGGTGGCCCTGAGCATCTGGCAGTTCGGCGCGCCGATGGTCATCTTCCTCGCCGGTCTCAAGCAGGTGCCGCAGGAGCTGTACGAGGCCGCCGAGATGGACGGGGCCGGTCCCCTCCGGCGGTTCTGGAACATCACGCTGCCGATGATCTCCCCGGTGCTGTTCTTCAACGTGCTGCTGGAGTCCATCCACGCGTTCCAGGTGTTCGGGTCCGCGTACGTGGTCTCCAACACCCAGTGCGGGCCGGCCGACGCCACCCTCGTCTACACCTGCTACCTCTACCAGAAGGGCTTCAAGGAGGCCCAGATGGGCTTCGCCTCCGCGATGGCCTGGTCGCTGGTGGTCGCGGTGGCGCTGGTGACGGCGGTGCTGTTCTGGTCGCAGAAGAAGTGGGTGCACTACGAGGAGGCCGCCAAGTGA
- a CDS encoding GNAT family N-acetyltransferase: MMTTTLRPTEPLQHGSDGALSRHYTVCVNSRPVGAIHLATHPSFGPVVAQIRDLRIEEPDRGRGRGTVAALAAEEVARGWGCGQLEIRVPADAEPALRLATVLGYVHRNRGMEKRLGAAPELPAGSRGRPMTKAEFGPWAERGIAEYTRDWADRGVPETEARARSERDNERLTERGLATEDALFSVLEHDGVRVGILWVEFVGDKAFVYDVETEEAFRGHGHGRSLMLLAEAQTIASGRRVLGLNVFAGNTPAERLYESLGYETVGYSMYKSLL, encoded by the coding sequence GTGATGACCACCACCCTGCGGCCGACCGAGCCGCTTCAGCACGGCTCCGACGGGGCGCTGTCCCGCCACTACACGGTGTGCGTGAACAGCCGTCCCGTCGGGGCGATACACCTCGCGACCCATCCGTCGTTCGGGCCGGTCGTGGCCCAGATCCGCGATCTGCGGATCGAGGAACCGGACCGCGGGCGCGGCCGGGGCACGGTCGCCGCGCTCGCCGCCGAGGAGGTGGCGCGGGGCTGGGGCTGCGGGCAGCTGGAGATCAGGGTCCCCGCCGACGCCGAGCCCGCGCTGCGGCTCGCCACCGTGCTCGGATACGTGCATCGCAACCGCGGTATGGAGAAGCGGCTCGGCGCCGCGCCCGAACTGCCCGCGGGCAGTCGCGGCAGGCCCATGACGAAGGCCGAGTTCGGGCCGTGGGCGGAGCGCGGCATCGCGGAGTACACCCGGGACTGGGCCGACCGCGGGGTGCCCGAGACCGAGGCGAGGGCGAGGTCGGAGAGGGACAACGAACGGTTGACGGAGCGCGGCCTCGCGACCGAGGACGCGCTGTTCAGCGTGCTGGAGCACGACGGGGTCCGGGTCGGCATCCTGTGGGTGGAGTTCGTCGGCGACAAGGCGTTCGTCTACGACGTCGAGACCGAGGAGGCCTTCCGCGGCCATGGGCACGGCCGTTCGCTCATGCTGCTGGCCGAGGCCCAGACGATCGCCTCCGGCAGGCGGGTCCTTGGCCTCAACGTCTTCGCGGGCAACACACCGGCAGAGCGGCTGTACGAGTCGCTGGGCTACGAGACGGTGGGTTACTCGATGTACAAGAGCCTGCTCTGA
- a CDS encoding CGNR zinc finger domain-containing protein — protein MLITHDTRCALDTVVDLVNTAPEDDAAPDGLPDVAALEDFVRNHEISDVGVLSEFDLTAVRKIRGRFASVFAAPEARAAAALINDLVAAAGTTPQLTDHDGYDWHVHYFAPGASVADHLAADCGMALAFFVVAGEQERLRRCEAPDCRRAFVDLSRNRSRRYCDSRTCGNRLHVAAYRARRKEAAG, from the coding sequence GTGCTGATCACCCACGACACCCGGTGCGCCCTCGACACCGTGGTCGATCTGGTGAACACCGCACCGGAGGACGACGCGGCGCCGGACGGGCTGCCGGATGTCGCGGCGCTCGAGGATTTCGTACGAAACCACGAGATCAGTGATGTCGGGGTGCTCTCGGAGTTCGATCTGACCGCCGTGCGCAAGATCCGCGGCCGGTTCGCCTCGGTCTTCGCCGCCCCGGAGGCCCGGGCAGCCGCCGCGCTGATCAACGACCTGGTCGCCGCCGCGGGCACCACCCCCCAGCTCACGGATCACGACGGCTACGACTGGCATGTGCACTACTTCGCGCCGGGCGCCTCCGTCGCCGACCACCTGGCGGCCGACTGCGGGATGGCGCTGGCGTTCTTCGTGGTGGCCGGGGAACAGGAGCGGCTGCGGCGCTGTGAGGCGCCCGACTGCCGACGGGCCTTCGTCGACCTGTCCCGCAACCGCTCACGGCGCTACTGCGACAGCCGGACCTGCGGAAACCGTCTGCATGTGGCCGCTTATCGGGCGCGGCGCAAGGAGGCCGCCGGCTGA
- a CDS encoding TIGR02611 family protein, with product MNTGSDEPGEVAVSADEGTGEKPDGAKDGQGLGSRAPEFVKARRLLHLSWQVLIFVIGLAVVVAGIIMLPLPGPGWVVIFGGMAIWATEFVWAQLVLRWTKRKVTEAAQRALDPRVRRRNITLTVIGLVIVAAILGVYLWKFGFEMPWNIKNQ from the coding sequence ATGAATACGGGGAGTGACGAGCCGGGCGAGGTCGCCGTGTCAGCGGACGAGGGGACCGGCGAGAAGCCGGACGGGGCGAAGGACGGTCAGGGGCTCGGCTCGCGGGCGCCGGAGTTCGTCAAGGCGCGTCGCCTGTTGCATCTGAGCTGGCAGGTCCTCATCTTCGTCATCGGCCTGGCGGTCGTGGTGGCGGGCATCATCATGCTGCCGCTGCCCGGACCCGGGTGGGTCGTGATCTTCGGCGGTATGGCGATCTGGGCGACCGAGTTCGTCTGGGCCCAGCTCGTGCTCCGCTGGACCAAGCGCAAGGTGACCGAGGCGGCCCAGCGCGCCCTCGATCCCAGGGTGCGGCGGCGGAACATCACCCTGACCGTGATCGGCCTGGTGATCGTGGCCGCGATCCTCGGGGTCTACCTCTGGAAGTTCGGCTTCGAGATGCCCTGGAACATCAAGAACCAGTGA
- a CDS encoding SsgA family sporulation/cell division regulator, producing MNTTVSCELHLRLVVSSESSLPVPAGLRYDTADPYAVHATFHTGAEETVEWVFARDLLAEGLHRPTGTGDVRVWPSRSHGQGVVCIALSSPEGEALLEAPARALESFLKRTDAAVPPGTEHRHFDLDQELSHILAES from the coding sequence ATGAACACCACGGTCAGCTGCGAGCTGCACCTGCGCCTCGTTGTGTCGAGCGAGTCCTCCCTGCCTGTCCCCGCAGGCCTGCGGTACGACACGGCCGACCCCTACGCCGTGCACGCCACCTTCCACACCGGAGCCGAGGAAACCGTCGAGTGGGTGTTCGCCCGCGACCTCCTCGCGGAGGGCCTGCACCGGCCCACCGGAACCGGCGACGTCCGAGTCTGGCCGTCGCGCAGTCACGGTCAGGGCGTCGTCTGCATCGCCCTGAGCTCCCCTGAGGGCGAGGCACTGCTCGAGGCCCCGGCGCGGGCCCTGGAATCGTTCCTGAAGCGGACGGACGCCGCCGTGCCCCCGGGCACGGAGCACCGGCACTTCGATCTGGATCAGGAGCTCTCGCACATCCTGGCGGAAAGCTAG
- a CDS encoding carbohydrate ABC transporter permease — translation MTTVSPPVVRTANERRRTGSIAWHVGALAVLAVVLYPVIWVLGASFKPSKDIIASIDLLPSKPVWANFSGLADGISGISIGTFFTNSLMYAGLAVAGVVISSSLTAYAFAKIRFAGRNLLFTLMIGTLLLPYHVLLIPQYVMFRKLELVDTLVPLVAGKFLATEAFFVFLMVQFMRGLPRELDEAAKLDGCGHLRTYWSIVLPLCRPALITSAIFTFINAWNDFMGPLIYLNTPDKYTVSLGLMMFRDQEGISNYGSMIAMSLVALVPVIAFFMAFQRYLIDGMATSGLK, via the coding sequence GTGACCACCGTCAGCCCTCCCGTCGTGCGCACCGCGAACGAGCGACGGCGCACCGGATCGATCGCCTGGCACGTGGGCGCGCTCGCCGTCCTCGCGGTCGTCCTGTACCCCGTGATCTGGGTGCTCGGCGCCTCGTTCAAGCCCAGCAAGGACATCATCGCCAGCATCGACCTGCTGCCGTCCAAGCCGGTCTGGGCGAACTTCTCCGGTCTCGCCGACGGCATCTCCGGCATCTCCATCGGCACGTTCTTCACGAACTCGCTGATGTACGCGGGCCTCGCCGTGGCCGGTGTCGTGATCTCCAGCTCGCTGACCGCGTACGCCTTCGCCAAGATCAGGTTCGCCGGGCGGAACCTGCTGTTCACCCTGATGATCGGCACACTGCTGCTGCCGTATCACGTGCTGCTCATCCCGCAGTACGTGATGTTCCGCAAGCTGGAACTCGTCGACACGCTGGTGCCGCTCGTGGCCGGCAAGTTCCTCGCGACGGAGGCGTTCTTCGTCTTCCTGATGGTGCAGTTCATGCGCGGACTGCCGCGCGAGCTGGACGAGGCCGCCAAGCTCGACGGCTGCGGGCACCTGAGGACCTACTGGTCGATCGTGCTGCCGCTGTGCCGCCCCGCCCTCATCACCAGCGCCATCTTCACCTTCATCAACGCGTGGAACGACTTCATGGGGCCGTTGATCTACCTCAACACTCCCGACAAGTACACCGTCTCGCTGGGCCTGATGATGTTCCGCGATCAGGAGGGCATCTCCAACTACGGCAGCATGATCGCGATGTCGCTGGTGGCGCTGGTGCCGGTCATCGCCTTCTTCATGGCCTTCCAGCGCTACCTCATCGACGGCATGGCGACGTCCGGACTGAAGTGA